The Harpia harpyja isolate bHarHar1 chromosome 10, bHarHar1 primary haplotype, whole genome shotgun sequence genome includes a region encoding these proteins:
- the A1CF gene encoding APOBEC1 complementation factor isoform X1, with protein sequence MESNHKSGDGLTGTQKEAALRALIQRTGYNLIQENGQRKYGGPPPGWDGPPPERGCEIFIGKLPRDLFEDELIPLCEKIGKIYEMRMMMDFNGNNRGYAFVTFSNKQEARNAIKQLNNYEIRNRRLLGVCASVDNCRLFVGGIPKTKKREEILAEMKKVTDGVVDVIVYPSAADKTKNRGFAFVEYENHRAAAMARRKLIPGRIQLWGHPIAVDWAEPEVEVDEDTMSSVKILYVRNLMLSTTEETIEKEFNNIKPGAVERVKKIRDYAFVHFNKREYAVEAMKALNGKVLDGSPIEVTLAKPVDKDNYVRYTRGTGGRGTMLQGEYTYAFGHVYDPATTYLGAPVFYAPQAYTAIPNLHFPATKGLSNRSIIRPPSIREIYMNVPVGAAGVRGLGGRGYLAYTGLGRGYQLKGEKRGDDKLYDLLPGMELTPMNHVTLKPQGIKLAPQILEEICQKNNWGQPVYQLHSAIGQDQRQLFLYKITIPALASQNPTIHPFTPPKLSAYIDEAKTYAAEYTLQTLGIPMEGAEVAPAAPAFPGYTIANAAATVTATQLKQAVTMGQDLATYAAYEAYPAFAVAARSDGYGAY encoded by the exons ATGGAATCAAATCACAAATCCGGGGATGGATTGACCGGCACACAGAAAGAAGCCGCCCTCCGTGCGTTAATTCAGCGAACAGGATATAATTTGATCCAG GAAAATGGGCAGAGGAAATATGGAGGCCCACCACCCGGCTGGGATGGCCCTCCGCCAGAGAGGGGGTGTGAGATCTTTATTGGGAAACTGCCCCGAGACCTCTTTGAAGATGAACTTATACCACTGTGTGAAAAA ATTGGCAAAATCTATGAAATGAGAATGATGATGGACTTTAATGGCAACAACAGGGGCTATGCCTTTGTGACCTTCTCAAATAAACAGGAAGCAAGGAATGCAATAAAGCAACTCAATAATTATGAAATTAG GAACAGGCGTCTCCTCGGAGTCTGTGCCAGTGTGGACAACTGCCGCCTGTTTGTGGGAGGGATCCCCAAAACgaagaagagggaggaaattTTAGCAGAGATGAAGAAAGTCACGGACGGAGTTGTGGATGTCATTGTCTATCCTAGTGCAGCTGATAAAACCAAAAACCGGGGTTTTGCTTTTGTGGAATACGAAAACCATCGGGCAGCAGCCATGGCCAGGAGAAAATTGATCCCAG GAAGGATCCAGCTGTGGGGACACCCTATTGCCGTTGACTGGGCAGAACCAGAAGTGGAGGTGGACGAAGACACCATGTCATCGGTAAAAATTCTCTATGTGAGGAACCTCATGCTCTCGACCACTGAAGAGACCATAGAAAAGGAGTTCAACAACATCAAACCAG GTGCGGTAGAGAGAGTAAAGAAAATTAGAGACTACGCCTTTGTGCACTTTAATAAAAGAGAATATGCGGTGGAAGCTATGAAAGCCTTGAATGGGAAG GTGCTGGATGGGTCCCCAATCGAGGTGACGTTAGCCAAACCCGTTGACAAAGACAACTACGTCAGATACACCCGGGGCACAGGTGGCAGAGGTACCATGCTGCAAGGAGAATACACCTACGCCTTCGGACATGTGTACGACCCCGCCACCACCTACCTGGGCGCCCCGGTTTTCTATGCACCCCAAGCCTACACGGCTATCCCCAACCTCCACTTCCCTGCCACGAAGGGGCTCAGCAACAGGAGCATCATCCGGCCCCCGTCCATCCGAG AAATTTACATGAATGTACCTGTAGGGGCTGCGGGAGTTAGAGGACTGGGAGGTCGTGGCTACCTGGCATACACGGGCCTGGGGCGCGGATACCAGCtcaaaggagaaaagaggggagaCGATAAACTCTACGACCTCTTGCCAGGAATGGAGCTCACACCGATGAACCACGTCACACTAAAGCCCCAAGGGATCAAACTCGCTCCTCAG ATCTTAGAAGAAATCTGCCAGAAAAACAACTGGGGACAGCCTGTTTACCAGCTCCACTCTGCAATTGGCCAAGACCAAAGACAGCTCTTCCTATACAAAATCACCATCCCTGCCCTCGCCAGCCAGAACCCCACCAT ACATCCCTTCACACCACCCAAGCTCAGTGCCTATATCGATGAAGCCAAAACCTACGCAGCAGAATACACCCTTCAGACGCTGGGGATTCCCATGGAGGGAGCAGAGGtggctcctgcagcaccagcTTTTCCAG
- the A1CF gene encoding APOBEC1 complementation factor isoform X2, which yields MESNHKSGDGLTGTQKEAALRALIQRTGYNLIQENGQRKYGGPPPGWDGPPPERGCEIFIGKLPRDLFEDELIPLCEKIGKIYEMRMMMDFNGNNRGYAFVTFSNKQEARNAIKQLNNYEIRNRRLLGVCASVDNCRLFVGGIPKTKKREEILAEMKKVTDGVVDVIVYPSAADKTKNRGFAFVEYENHRAAAMARRKLIPGRIQLWGHPIAVDWAEPEVEVDEDTMSSVKILYVRNLMLSTTEETIEKEFNNIKPGAVERVKKIRDYAFVHFNKREYAVEAMKALNGKVLDGSPIEVTLAKPVDKDNYVRYTRGTGGRGTMLQGEYTYAFGHVYDPATTYLGAPVFYAPQAYTAIPNLHFPATKGLSNRSIIRPPSIRGAAGVRGLGGRGYLAYTGLGRGYQLKGEKRGDDKLYDLLPGMELTPMNHVTLKPQGIKLAPQILEEICQKNNWGQPVYQLHSAIGQDQRQLFLYKITIPALASQNPTIHPFTPPKLSAYIDEAKTYAAEYTLQTLGIPMEGAEVAPAAPAFPGYTIANAAATVTATQLKQAVTMGQDLATYAAYEAYPAFAVAARSDGYGAY from the exons ATGGAATCAAATCACAAATCCGGGGATGGATTGACCGGCACACAGAAAGAAGCCGCCCTCCGTGCGTTAATTCAGCGAACAGGATATAATTTGATCCAG GAAAATGGGCAGAGGAAATATGGAGGCCCACCACCCGGCTGGGATGGCCCTCCGCCAGAGAGGGGGTGTGAGATCTTTATTGGGAAACTGCCCCGAGACCTCTTTGAAGATGAACTTATACCACTGTGTGAAAAA ATTGGCAAAATCTATGAAATGAGAATGATGATGGACTTTAATGGCAACAACAGGGGCTATGCCTTTGTGACCTTCTCAAATAAACAGGAAGCAAGGAATGCAATAAAGCAACTCAATAATTATGAAATTAG GAACAGGCGTCTCCTCGGAGTCTGTGCCAGTGTGGACAACTGCCGCCTGTTTGTGGGAGGGATCCCCAAAACgaagaagagggaggaaattTTAGCAGAGATGAAGAAAGTCACGGACGGAGTTGTGGATGTCATTGTCTATCCTAGTGCAGCTGATAAAACCAAAAACCGGGGTTTTGCTTTTGTGGAATACGAAAACCATCGGGCAGCAGCCATGGCCAGGAGAAAATTGATCCCAG GAAGGATCCAGCTGTGGGGACACCCTATTGCCGTTGACTGGGCAGAACCAGAAGTGGAGGTGGACGAAGACACCATGTCATCGGTAAAAATTCTCTATGTGAGGAACCTCATGCTCTCGACCACTGAAGAGACCATAGAAAAGGAGTTCAACAACATCAAACCAG GTGCGGTAGAGAGAGTAAAGAAAATTAGAGACTACGCCTTTGTGCACTTTAATAAAAGAGAATATGCGGTGGAAGCTATGAAAGCCTTGAATGGGAAG GTGCTGGATGGGTCCCCAATCGAGGTGACGTTAGCCAAACCCGTTGACAAAGACAACTACGTCAGATACACCCGGGGCACAGGTGGCAGAGGTACCATGCTGCAAGGAGAATACACCTACGCCTTCGGACATGTGTACGACCCCGCCACCACCTACCTGGGCGCCCCGGTTTTCTATGCACCCCAAGCCTACACGGCTATCCCCAACCTCCACTTCCCTGCCACGAAGGGGCTCAGCAACAGGAGCATCATCCGGCCCCCGTCCATCCGAG GGGCTGCGGGAGTTAGAGGACTGGGAGGTCGTGGCTACCTGGCATACACGGGCCTGGGGCGCGGATACCAGCtcaaaggagaaaagaggggagaCGATAAACTCTACGACCTCTTGCCAGGAATGGAGCTCACACCGATGAACCACGTCACACTAAAGCCCCAAGGGATCAAACTCGCTCCTCAG ATCTTAGAAGAAATCTGCCAGAAAAACAACTGGGGACAGCCTGTTTACCAGCTCCACTCTGCAATTGGCCAAGACCAAAGACAGCTCTTCCTATACAAAATCACCATCCCTGCCCTCGCCAGCCAGAACCCCACCAT ACATCCCTTCACACCACCCAAGCTCAGTGCCTATATCGATGAAGCCAAAACCTACGCAGCAGAATACACCCTTCAGACGCTGGGGATTCCCATGGAGGGAGCAGAGGtggctcctgcagcaccagcTTTTCCAG
- the A1CF gene encoding APOBEC1 complementation factor isoform X3, with the protein MESNHKSGDGLTGTQKEAALRALIQRTGYNLIQENGQRKYGGPPPGWDGPPPERGCEIFIGKLPRDLFEDELIPLCEKIGKIYEMRMMMDFNGNNRGYAFVTFSNKQEARNAIKQLNNYEIRNRRLLGVCASVDNCRLFVGGIPKTKKREEILAEMKKVTDGVVDVIVYPSAADKTKNRGFAFVEYENHRAAAMARRKLIPGRIQLWGHPIAVDWAEPEVEVDEDTMSSVKILYVRNLMLSTTEETIEKEFNNIKPGAVERVKKIRDYAFVHFNKREYAVEAMKALNGKVLDGSPIEVTLAKPVDKDNYVRYTRGTGGRGTMLQGEYTYAFGHVYDPATTYLGAPVFYAPQAYTAIPNLHFPATKGLSNRSIIRPPSIREIYMNVPVGAAGVRGLGGRGYLAYTGLGRGYQLKGEKRGDDKLYDLLPGMELTPMNHVTLKPQGIKLAPQILEEICQKNNWGQPVYQLHSAIGQDQRQLFLYKITIPALASQNPTIHPFTPPKLSAYIDEAKTYAAEYTLQTLGIPMEGAEVAPAAPAFPGMGRIYHC; encoded by the exons ATGGAATCAAATCACAAATCCGGGGATGGATTGACCGGCACACAGAAAGAAGCCGCCCTCCGTGCGTTAATTCAGCGAACAGGATATAATTTGATCCAG GAAAATGGGCAGAGGAAATATGGAGGCCCACCACCCGGCTGGGATGGCCCTCCGCCAGAGAGGGGGTGTGAGATCTTTATTGGGAAACTGCCCCGAGACCTCTTTGAAGATGAACTTATACCACTGTGTGAAAAA ATTGGCAAAATCTATGAAATGAGAATGATGATGGACTTTAATGGCAACAACAGGGGCTATGCCTTTGTGACCTTCTCAAATAAACAGGAAGCAAGGAATGCAATAAAGCAACTCAATAATTATGAAATTAG GAACAGGCGTCTCCTCGGAGTCTGTGCCAGTGTGGACAACTGCCGCCTGTTTGTGGGAGGGATCCCCAAAACgaagaagagggaggaaattTTAGCAGAGATGAAGAAAGTCACGGACGGAGTTGTGGATGTCATTGTCTATCCTAGTGCAGCTGATAAAACCAAAAACCGGGGTTTTGCTTTTGTGGAATACGAAAACCATCGGGCAGCAGCCATGGCCAGGAGAAAATTGATCCCAG GAAGGATCCAGCTGTGGGGACACCCTATTGCCGTTGACTGGGCAGAACCAGAAGTGGAGGTGGACGAAGACACCATGTCATCGGTAAAAATTCTCTATGTGAGGAACCTCATGCTCTCGACCACTGAAGAGACCATAGAAAAGGAGTTCAACAACATCAAACCAG GTGCGGTAGAGAGAGTAAAGAAAATTAGAGACTACGCCTTTGTGCACTTTAATAAAAGAGAATATGCGGTGGAAGCTATGAAAGCCTTGAATGGGAAG GTGCTGGATGGGTCCCCAATCGAGGTGACGTTAGCCAAACCCGTTGACAAAGACAACTACGTCAGATACACCCGGGGCACAGGTGGCAGAGGTACCATGCTGCAAGGAGAATACACCTACGCCTTCGGACATGTGTACGACCCCGCCACCACCTACCTGGGCGCCCCGGTTTTCTATGCACCCCAAGCCTACACGGCTATCCCCAACCTCCACTTCCCTGCCACGAAGGGGCTCAGCAACAGGAGCATCATCCGGCCCCCGTCCATCCGAG AAATTTACATGAATGTACCTGTAGGGGCTGCGGGAGTTAGAGGACTGGGAGGTCGTGGCTACCTGGCATACACGGGCCTGGGGCGCGGATACCAGCtcaaaggagaaaagaggggagaCGATAAACTCTACGACCTCTTGCCAGGAATGGAGCTCACACCGATGAACCACGTCACACTAAAGCCCCAAGGGATCAAACTCGCTCCTCAG ATCTTAGAAGAAATCTGCCAGAAAAACAACTGGGGACAGCCTGTTTACCAGCTCCACTCTGCAATTGGCCAAGACCAAAGACAGCTCTTCCTATACAAAATCACCATCCCTGCCCTCGCCAGCCAGAACCCCACCAT ACATCCCTTCACACCACCCAAGCTCAGTGCCTATATCGATGAAGCCAAAACCTACGCAGCAGAATACACCCTTCAGACGCTGGGGATTCCCATGGAGGGAGCAGAGGtggctcctgcagcaccagcTTTTCCAGGTATGGGAAG